The Methanocella arvoryzae MRE50 genome includes a region encoding these proteins:
- a CDS encoding PAS domain-containing protein translates to MSAILNYMARRFLDLSELGEFTAAAVENDTVSFIAAYADGSTFTCNLAFCKLTGYSKDEVSRMKWPEDFTKSEYRAQAIDLIKGVFCNVAPYTYELELVRKDGSPVPVDVYVHKFCDEAGTTQYLYSFITDMTEHKRLENALRASERKYRELVENANSIILKMDLNGNITFFNEFAQKFFRFELNEILGKNVMGTIVPIKESTGRNLTQMIRDIYDHPQKYVTNENENMRSNGERVWISWTNKAIMDEQGNIVGVLSVGNDITALKHTESELKKSRDELEARVKERTAELERVNKFLLDEIEARKRAEQVTVESEEKFRILVETAPLAIFFHRGISFIYANPAAERITGLSADEIKKVKFWELFAPEFRDMVRERGLAMLRGEDSPYSYEVRLQTTGAEKWMEITSTRVTYKGNPAILTIGQDITQYRETMIALHNSKVEAELYVDLMSHDINNINQAGMGNLELLKNEAKLNEYEQERVANALAAFENSSELIDNVKKLKKAKDHKLKIEKIDLGPVLDEVRNKYLATPGRDVTINFEPRSGCYVNADSMIYDVFSNLVGNSIKHSEGAVVITINLNSAVINNEKYYRVSIEDNGPGIEPDLKTRIFNRIYYEGGIMRGKGIGLYLVKVLVECYHGGIIVEDRVPGDYTKGARFIVILPAADK, encoded by the coding sequence ATGTCGGCGATATTAAACTATATGGCCCGTCGTTTTCTAGATCTATCGGAGCTGGGCGAATTTACTGCAGCTGCCGTAGAAAACGATACTGTATCCTTTATTGCCGCCTATGCGGATGGAAGCACTTTTACATGCAACCTTGCATTCTGCAAACTCACAGGTTACTCAAAGGATGAAGTAAGCAGAATGAAGTGGCCGGAAGATTTTACGAAATCCGAGTACAGAGCCCAGGCGATAGATCTGATTAAAGGTGTTTTTTGTAATGTAGCGCCTTATACATACGAGTTAGAGCTGGTACGTAAGGATGGATCGCCGGTCCCCGTGGACGTTTATGTTCACAAATTCTGCGATGAAGCCGGAACTACCCAGTACCTTTACTCCTTCATCACAGATATGACAGAACACAAGAGACTGGAAAATGCGCTCAGGGCGAGTGAAAGGAAATACAGGGAGCTGGTGGAGAACGCTAATAGCATCATCTTAAAAATGGACTTAAACGGGAATATCACCTTTTTCAATGAGTTTGCCCAGAAATTTTTCAGGTTCGAGCTAAATGAGATTCTGGGTAAGAACGTTATGGGAACAATCGTGCCGATTAAGGAGTCAACCGGGCGCAATCTCACTCAAATGATCCGGGATATATACGATCACCCTCAAAAGTACGTAACTAATGAGAATGAAAACATGCGCAGTAACGGCGAGCGAGTATGGATATCCTGGACTAATAAGGCAATAATGGACGAACAGGGTAATATCGTCGGGGTACTCAGCGTGGGAAATGATATCACTGCCCTAAAACATACTGAATCAGAACTAAAAAAATCGAGGGACGAATTAGAGGCAAGAGTCAAAGAAAGGACAGCCGAGCTTGAGAGGGTCAACAAGTTTCTACTTGATGAGATCGAAGCCCGAAAGCGCGCAGAGCAAGTGACAGTTGAAAGCGAGGAGAAATTCAGGATTCTTGTTGAAACAGCACCGCTGGCCATATTTTTTCACCGTGGTATAAGCTTCATTTATGCTAATCCGGCAGCTGAAAGGATCACAGGCTTATCGGCAGACGAAATAAAAAAGGTGAAATTCTGGGAACTGTTCGCCCCGGAGTTCAGGGACATGGTCAGGGAACGCGGACTGGCTATGTTACGTGGCGAGGACTCGCCATATAGCTATGAGGTGAGGCTGCAGACGACAGGGGCTGAAAAATGGATGGAGATCACTTCCACAAGAGTCACTTATAAGGGCAACCCCGCCATCCTGACCATAGGCCAGGATATTACCCAGTATAGAGAGACTATGATAGCGCTACACAATTCCAAAGTAGAGGCCGAATTATACGTCGATCTGATGAGCCATGACATCAATAATATAAACCAGGCAGGCATGGGAAACCTGGAATTACTTAAAAATGAGGCTAAACTGAATGAGTATGAACAAGAACGAGTGGCTAATGCACTGGCAGCGTTCGAGAACAGCTCAGAACTGATTGATAACGTTAAGAAGCTGAAGAAGGCTAAAGATCATAAGCTAAAGATAGAGAAAATCGACTTAGGGCCAGTTCTCGATGAAGTCAGGAATAAGTATCTGGCCACTCCGGGCCGAGACGTTACTATCAATTTTGAACCGCGCAGCGGATGTTACGTCAATGCAGACAGTATGATCTACGATGTGTTCTCGAACTTAGTCGGCAATTCGATAAAACATTCCGAGGGCGCGGTGGTGATAACCATCAATTTAAACAGCGCAGTCATCAATAATGAGAAATATTACAGGGTTTCCATTGAGGATAACGGGCCTGGCATAGAGCCCGACCTGAAAACAAGGATCTTTAACCGCATATACTATGAGGGCGGGATTATGAGAGGTAAAGGTATAGGGTTATACCTGGTTAAAGTACTGGTAGAATGTTACCACGGCGGCATAATCGTGGAAGATCGTGTACCGGGCGATTACACTAAGGGTGCCAGGTTTATCGTGATCTTACCTGCAGCCGATAAATAA
- a CDS encoding YkvA family protein, which translates to MESVQGYEHNYSEPRFWHKINRYGKVAGASVVYHALLLWYIAIKDSTPVPVKLLILGGLGYFIAPVEAIPDFLVGLGYGDDAALLMGIFSSVMMHIDDDSKSKAKARVKEIFGDRADIVSPFL; encoded by the coding sequence ATGGAAAGCGTACAAGGTTACGAGCATAACTATTCAGAGCCCCGATTCTGGCATAAAATAAATCGATATGGCAAGGTTGCAGGTGCAAGCGTTGTATATCACGCTCTATTGCTATGGTATATCGCTATAAAAGATAGCACACCAGTGCCAGTCAAACTGTTAATCCTCGGCGGACTGGGGTATTTTATTGCGCCAGTAGAAGCCATTCCTGATTTCCTTGTAGGGCTGGGATACGGCGATGATGCAGCATTACTAATGGGTATTTTTTCATCGGTGATGATGCATATAGATGATGACTCTAAATCGAAGGCAAAAGCCAGAGTAAAAGAAATATTCGGAGATAGGGCAGACATCGTGTCTCCCTTCTTATAA
- a CDS encoding PAS domain-containing protein produces the protein MNGLRDPGNLTEDDFGQNSRPFSRELLQMVMDNIPQRIFWKDRNSVYLGCNKHFAIAAGVGTPDQIVGKTDYDLAWTREEADAFRRDDREVMDNNQPKYHIIEPQLQADGTRSWLDTNKIPLHDRQGNVIGILGTYEDITDRLNLEEKLRLIRERLEKAQQVAHVGNWEVDLVTEEMYWSDETFRIFGFDPETAKPDYDLFISAVHPESRERVVSFINSMMVEHKPSSIDFMIVRPDGSVRYISSHCEIVCDEAGKPVKLFGINQDITDRKKVEIVLKKREADLLFSQKIAHIGTWRWDSATGEHEWSDEFYRILGMEPGIVKPNYNLYLSMIHPGDRERVNDDMWRALEENRPSSLDYRIIRPDGTLRYVHVESVRIILDEGGRPIGNFGTIQDITDRKQVEISLEDAKVQAEMYLDLMGHDINNMNQVAMGFLEIALEVIGSDHPAAEYILKPLESLKNSSRLIQRVKKLQQTREEGLPLREMNVQKTLIDVLQLFSDIPGRQVTILTDIGCDCTVTANDLLRDVFENLIGNSIKHSVGPVTINVRAEQVKLDHVTYCRISVEDNGPGIPDKLKKSIFERFGKGAKKASGRGIGLYLVNSLVELYNGEVWVEDRVPGDYTQGAKFVILLPTRA, from the coding sequence ATGAATGGGCTAAGGGATCCGGGCAACCTTACGGAGGATGACTTTGGGCAGAACTCTCGCCCGTTTTCCAGGGAACTGTTACAGATGGTAATGGATAACATTCCCCAGCGGATTTTCTGGAAGGACCGTAACTCGGTTTACCTGGGGTGTAATAAACATTTTGCGATAGCCGCGGGAGTAGGGACTCCTGACCAGATCGTGGGCAAAACTGATTATGATCTGGCATGGACCCGGGAGGAAGCGGATGCGTTCCGCAGAGACGATCGGGAAGTGATGGATAACAATCAGCCTAAGTACCATATTATCGAGCCTCAGCTACAGGCGGATGGCACCCGGTCCTGGCTTGACACTAATAAGATTCCCCTGCACGATCGGCAGGGCAATGTGATCGGTATTCTGGGCACCTATGAGGATATCACCGATCGCCTGAATCTCGAGGAAAAGCTCCGGCTGATCCGGGAGCGGCTGGAAAAAGCCCAGCAGGTCGCTCATGTCGGGAACTGGGAAGTAGATCTTGTCACCGAAGAGATGTACTGGTCGGACGAGACCTTCAGGATCTTCGGCTTTGATCCTGAGACAGCTAAGCCGGACTATGATCTTTTTATAAGCGCAGTGCACCCCGAGAGCAGGGAGCGGGTAGTCAGTTTTATCAATTCGATGATGGTTGAACATAAGCCTTCCAGCATCGACTTCATGATTGTCAGGCCTGACGGCTCCGTCCGCTATATTAGTAGCCACTGTGAGATCGTCTGCGATGAGGCCGGCAAGCCAGTAAAACTGTTCGGCATTAACCAGGACATCACCGATCGGAAAAAGGTTGAAATTGTCCTTAAAAAGCGAGAAGCGGACCTGCTTTTTTCGCAGAAGATCGCCCACATCGGGACATGGCGATGGGATAGCGCTACAGGCGAACATGAGTGGTCGGATGAGTTTTACCGCATCCTGGGGATGGAGCCCGGTATAGTAAAGCCCAACTATAACTTGTACTTGTCCATGATACATCCCGGCGACAGGGAAAGGGTGAACGATGACATGTGGCGGGCGCTGGAAGAAAACCGGCCCAGCAGCCTTGACTACCGTATTATCAGGCCCGATGGCACTCTCCGGTACGTGCATGTCGAGTCGGTCAGGATAATACTGGATGAGGGCGGGCGTCCTATCGGTAATTTTGGCACTATTCAGGATATTACGGATCGGAAGCAGGTCGAAATATCTCTGGAGGACGCAAAAGTCCAGGCAGAGATGTACCTCGATCTGATGGGCCATGACATCAACAACATGAACCAGGTAGCCATGGGCTTTCTGGAGATCGCTCTCGAGGTCATCGGATCGGACCACCCGGCTGCTGAGTATATCCTGAAACCCCTTGAGTCTTTGAAAAACAGCTCCCGCCTGATCCAGCGGGTGAAAAAGCTGCAGCAGACACGGGAAGAAGGCCTGCCTCTGCGGGAGATGAATGTCCAGAAGACACTTATAGATGTGTTGCAGCTGTTTTCCGACATTCCCGGCAGGCAGGTCACGATTTTGACCGATATCGGCTGCGACTGTACGGTTACAGCTAACGATCTGCTGCGCGACGTTTTCGAAAACCTGATAGGCAATTCGATCAAGCATTCTGTCGGCCCGGTGACCATAAATGTCCGGGCAGAGCAGGTCAAGTTGGACCATGTTACCTACTGCCGGATTTCAGTCGAGGACAATGGCCCTGGCATACCGGATAAGCTGAAAAAAAGCATCTTCGAGCGGTTCGGTAAAGGCGCTAAGAAAGCCAGCGGCCGAGGCATAGGCCTGTACCTGGTAAATTCCCTCGTCGAGCTCTATAATGGGGAGGTGTGGGTTGAAGACCGGGTGCCGGGCGATTATACTCAGGGGGCTAAGTTTGTGATCCTGCTGCCGACGAGGGCCTGA
- a CDS encoding SAM-dependent methyltransferase codes for MDIPRIFNITESAHHIHNPFTPEKLATLGAVLRLEPGTRVLDLGSGSGEMLCTWARDYGIAGVGVDLSQLFTAQAKLRAEELGVADRVEFIHGDAAGYVADEKVGVAACLGATWIGGGVAGTIELLAKSLLPEGIILIGEPYWRQLPPTEDVARACNAESISDFLLLPDLIESFGDLGYDVVEMVLADQEGWDRYEAAKWLTMRRWLKANPDDDFAEEVRARLTSEPKRYAAYTREYFGWGVFALMAR; via the coding sequence TTGGACATCCCACGTATCTTCAATATTACCGAAAGTGCTCACCACATCCATAATCCGTTCACCCCAGAAAAGCTCGCCACTCTCGGCGCTGTGTTGCGCCTGGAGCCGGGGACTCGTGTGCTCGACCTCGGCAGTGGCTCGGGCGAGATGTTGTGCACATGGGCACGGGATTACGGGATCGCCGGCGTCGGCGTAGACCTGAGCCAGTTGTTCACCGCTCAAGCGAAACTCCGTGCCGAAGAGCTTGGAGTCGCCGATCGGGTCGAGTTCATCCACGGCGACGCTGCTGGCTATGTCGCGGACGAAAAGGTCGGTGTGGCAGCCTGTCTCGGTGCCACCTGGATCGGCGGGGGAGTCGCCGGCACCATCGAGCTTCTGGCGAAGAGTCTTCTCCCCGAAGGAATCATCCTCATCGGCGAGCCCTACTGGCGGCAGTTACCGCCGACGGAAGACGTTGCCAGAGCATGCAATGCTGAATCTATCTCCGACTTTCTCCTGCTACCAGACCTTATAGAGTCTTTCGGCGACCTCGGCTACGACGTTGTGGAAATGGTTCTGGCTGACCAGGAAGGCTGGGACAGGTACGAGGCGGCCAAGTGGCTCACCATGCGCAGATGGCTCAAAGCCAATCCCGACGACGACTTCGCAGAAGAGGTTCGAGCCAGACTGACATCGGAACCAAAACGCTACGCCGCTTACACGCGTGAATACTTCGGATGGGGCGTGTTCGCGCTGATGGCACGGTGA
- a CDS encoding sensor histidine kinase, with product MFLESFRAKITLVLLSASIIIVLVLGGLWIYTTYQTTKNSIGMSNLQDARLFSGYFGSFIRDIANSNNVSASSPYTVQAVKNHDTGELKKIGDNLVFLPDVDLIIILDADGNVLYHSEGANTTNFVEYGWYDLALKSNGTYVTNLYYSDTLQNYGFSVSSPVVDNGSIIGMIVSTISSDTISDMISSQKIDPTRDFYILDGQGVVVATEMKTMVPTNTNLSHVLSAQRIRAGSEGIVETSNTYDKQLRIVGFSPMPVSGWGSAVSTPMGIVYSEIFYRIVDILIVLVLLLSVVFIGSFFLSVYLTRPLTELSKTMEQVSAGNYSVRGKVETNDEIGNLSKAFNSMMDRLERSTAVQKQATEELNNQKQRAELFLDLMSHDINNMLQIGIGFLDMALVSIKKDAEEREYVKKALDSLHNSTKLIDNVGKLQKVEARELRHYPIDVGQVLSEVRSDFLQVLDREVTVNLTPVCGCTVNANELLKDVFVNLVGNAIKHSTGPITIDLSVKDVYEGGQKYCKISVEDNGPGIPPEVKGRLFARFQRGATKAHGRGLGLYLVKTLVEDYRGKIWVEDRVPGNYKAGSRFVILLPSGDAGNS from the coding sequence ATGTTTCTCGAATCGTTCCGGGCGAAAATCACTCTGGTGCTTTTATCTGCCAGTATTATTATCGTGCTGGTGCTCGGCGGTTTGTGGATCTATACAACCTATCAGACAACCAAAAACAGCATTGGCATGTCCAACCTCCAGGATGCAAGGCTGTTTTCCGGCTATTTTGGCAGCTTCATCCGGGATATTGCAAACAGTAACAATGTTTCGGCCAGCAGCCCTTATACCGTTCAAGCCGTAAAAAACCACGATACCGGAGAGTTAAAAAAGATAGGGGACAACCTGGTATTTTTACCCGACGTAGACCTCATTATCATTCTGGATGCCGACGGGAATGTGCTGTACCACTCGGAAGGGGCTAATACTACTAATTTTGTGGAGTACGGCTGGTATGATCTCGCTTTGAAAAGTAACGGCACCTATGTAACGAATCTTTATTACAGCGATACATTGCAAAACTACGGCTTTAGTGTTTCTTCCCCTGTCGTTGATAACGGCTCTATTATAGGCATGATTGTCTCGACCATCAGCTCTGACACTATCAGCGATATGATTTCCAGCCAGAAAATCGACCCGACGAGGGATTTTTATATTCTGGATGGCCAGGGCGTCGTCGTAGCTACCGAGATGAAAACGATGGTTCCCACAAATACTAACCTTTCCCACGTTCTGTCGGCGCAGAGGATAAGGGCCGGATCTGAGGGCATCGTCGAGACCAGTAATACGTACGATAAACAGCTCCGTATAGTGGGCTTTTCCCCGATGCCGGTGTCAGGCTGGGGATCCGCGGTGAGTACGCCGATGGGCATCGTCTACTCGGAAATCTTCTACAGGATCGTAGACATCTTAATCGTGCTGGTCCTGTTACTGAGCGTAGTTTTCATAGGCAGTTTCTTCCTCTCCGTGTACCTGACCCGGCCGCTAACCGAGCTTTCGAAGACTATGGAGCAGGTCTCGGCAGGCAACTACAGCGTGCGCGGTAAGGTTGAGACGAACGACGAAATCGGCAATCTGTCGAAGGCTTTCAACTCGATGATGGACCGGCTGGAGCGGAGTACTGCAGTGCAAAAACAAGCCACGGAAGAGCTGAACAACCAGAAACAGCGGGCCGAGCTCTTCCTCGACCTGATGAGCCACGACATCAACAACATGCTGCAGATTGGGATAGGCTTCCTGGACATGGCGCTTGTTTCAATAAAGAAGGATGCGGAAGAGCGGGAATATGTAAAAAAAGCTCTTGATTCGCTGCATAACAGCACGAAGCTGATCGACAATGTGGGGAAGCTGCAAAAAGTAGAAGCCCGCGAACTACGCCACTATCCGATCGATGTCGGTCAGGTGCTTTCCGAGGTCCGGTCAGACTTTCTGCAAGTGCTGGACCGGGAGGTAACGGTTAATCTGACCCCTGTATGTGGGTGCACAGTTAATGCTAACGAACTGCTGAAGGATGTTTTCGTCAACCTTGTCGGCAACGCGATCAAACACTCGACCGGGCCGATCACGATTGATCTTAGTGTGAAAGATGTCTACGAGGGCGGCCAGAAGTATTGTAAAATTTCAGTCGAGGATAACGGTCCCGGCATCCCACCTGAGGTAAAGGGCCGGCTGTTCGCCCGGTTTCAGCGGGGAGCCACCAAAGCCCACGGCAGGGGGCTGGGTTTATACCTTGTGAAAACGCTCGTCGAAGATTATCGGGGGAAAATCTGGGTCGAAGACCGGGTACCCGGTAATTATAAGGCGGGTAGCAGGTTCGTGATCCTGCTGCCTTCTGGTGATGCCGGCAATTCCTGA
- a CDS encoding ester cyclase, with protein sequence MMREEQLYSISIMSEGPHTATEDNKALVRRYYEEFYDRRNLAVIDELVSEKYVHHIPDVLNQVMDYQDFRKRELQMSGAFPDLSRSIEDMIAEGDKVVTRSIMKGTHTGNLPNIPATDRKIDVDCIVINRINDGKIVEGWESYDSLGMYLQLEVIHMVSTLSKARHERGAFPPLRTWPE encoded by the coding sequence ATGATGCGAGAAGAACAGTTGTACAGTATTAGCATCATGTCGGAGGGTCCTCATACGGCTACGGAAGATAACAAGGCACTGGTACGCAGGTACTACGAAGAGTTTTACGATCGCAGGAACCTTGCAGTCATCGACGAGCTGGTTTCCGAAAAATATGTCCACCACATACCGGACGTGCTCAACCAGGTGATGGACTACCAGGACTTCCGGAAGAGAGAGCTTCAGATGTCAGGCGCTTTCCCGGACCTCAGCCGGTCGATCGAGGACATGATCGCTGAAGGAGATAAGGTAGTCACCCGCTCGATCATGAAGGGTACCCACACGGGCAACCTCCCCAACATCCCCGCCACAGACCGGAAGATCGATGTAGACTGTATTGTGATTAACAGAATAAATGATGGCAAAATCGTAGAAGGCTGGGAATCCTACGACTCGCTGGGCATGTACCTGCAGCTGGAAGTAATCCACATGGTCAGCACCCTGAGCAAAGCACGGCATGAGAGAGGAGCCTTCCCGCCGCTGAGAACATGGCCAGAGTGA
- a CDS encoding right-handed parallel beta-helix repeat-containing protein — MKKVYWLSALLIACIVLSGVGLSGCLGGILSGAPGANATASPSVTPTIKTSVNTSFDPDTPVCPPGYTEVTSIDGTIHCKGPDGYIYDLALPGETPVRSANRYQWLGDHPPGSTATPTPTPTPTPGPVITVPASGSWVNMPVSNYETVEPRASADIPAAILAKMRPPNLDWVPPEYTSTALPAPALIIEPGQSLSLINDVAIGDLVIVRGDHSSETLTIRKPMILKGEDCALVRGIDIEAPCIVTGFSVTGRECGIFAQGISGTPEFPFIIEGNHCYRNGYGLRLYYCDNALIKNNYFESNSEVELHVEHLNNCTFTGNDLGEAMYHPGEGKVDVDGAALRYLNNCVFEKNYIGEHYYGTRWYSCKDCIIRDNVYRNSGSNIRLGKDQDNGNFGRCERMQVIGNDIRGGTDGIWAQACIDSVFNDNIIRAKYPFPSGYGQGGSGSGNDVEVVIPSYD; from the coding sequence GTGAAAAAAGTATACTGGTTATCCGCACTCCTCATTGCTTGTATCGTACTGTCGGGCGTCGGCCTTTCCGGCTGCCTGGGAGGCATTCTTTCAGGCGCTCCCGGAGCAAACGCGACCGCCTCTCCAAGTGTAACACCTACAATCAAGACTTCTGTGAATACCTCCTTTGATCCTGATACCCCTGTATGCCCTCCGGGATACACTGAAGTGACAAGCATCGATGGCACCATTCATTGTAAAGGCCCTGACGGCTACATCTATGATCTGGCGCTGCCCGGTGAAACACCTGTCAGGTCTGCCAACCGGTACCAGTGGCTGGGCGACCATCCGCCCGGCAGCACTGCGACGCCTACGCCTACGCCTACACCTACGCCAGGACCTGTGATCACAGTCCCCGCATCCGGCAGCTGGGTCAACATGCCGGTCAGCAACTATGAAACCGTCGAGCCGCGAGCGAGCGCCGACATACCGGCAGCTATTCTGGCCAAAATGCGCCCGCCCAACCTCGACTGGGTACCTCCTGAGTATACTTCGACTGCATTGCCGGCTCCTGCACTGATCATAGAGCCAGGCCAGAGCCTGTCTTTGATCAACGACGTGGCTATCGGTGATCTGGTCATTGTCCGGGGAGACCATTCTTCAGAAACTCTCACCATCAGGAAGCCGATGATCCTTAAAGGTGAAGACTGCGCGCTGGTCAGGGGCATCGATATCGAAGCCCCGTGCATCGTGACCGGTTTCAGCGTCACCGGCAGAGAATGCGGGATCTTCGCGCAGGGCATATCTGGCACGCCAGAATTCCCCTTCATCATCGAGGGCAACCACTGCTACAGGAACGGTTATGGCCTGAGGCTCTACTACTGCGATAACGCGCTCATTAAAAACAATTATTTCGAGAGCAACAGCGAAGTAGAGCTGCACGTGGAGCACCTGAACAACTGCACCTTTACCGGGAACGACCTCGGCGAGGCGATGTACCATCCTGGCGAAGGTAAGGTCGACGTGGACGGCGCCGCTTTGAGGTACCTTAACAACTGTGTCTTCGAGAAGAACTACATAGGCGAGCACTACTATGGCACAAGATGGTACTCCTGCAAAGACTGCATCATCAGGGACAACGTCTATCGCAACAGCGGCTCCAACATCCGGCTGGGCAAAGACCAGGACAACGGTAACTTCGGCCGGTGCGAGCGCATGCAGGTGATCGGCAACGACATTCGAGGCGGCACCGACGGCATCTGGGCACAGGCCTGTATCGATAGTGTCTTCAACGATAACATCATAAGGGCTAAATACCCGTTCCCCAGCGGCTACGGCCAGGGCGGATCAGGGTCAGGCAACGACGTAGAGGTCGTGATACCATCGTACGATTAG